A region from the Aquimarina sp. ERC-38 genome encodes:
- a CDS encoding ATP-binding protein, with protein MAGEASVFQTGGGGFNYENYVQASFLLQMMINGMVPSFTDGSISEIGFQNKNKGYQTDDLFLKIEEGNTTKRIISQIKYNIPISSKNEVFLEVINAFWKDFNNASHFDRQKDKMFLIKSSLTNNDKNHIVYLCQIASKQSNSKDFFSEINRTKIKKEALDIFEESLNLAKGEAVTKEELFQFLKCFNLLAYDFTTDASTDETYLLNLIRLSKSKETTTTANEIWSVLLNEVATYNRNGGSITKKDLGNFQPYTYFDLSISNDAYSSFKKIHQDGQLLLKPFKNTIGGYHIDRTIVKKSILESVNQSDISIITGYPGVGKSSIIKDILGEELSDTSPIIFKADQLNKSSLAQVFSEVGINYSLIDLFSLISTTPNKIIVIDSAEKLLEAQPDSAFKQLLSIISENKGIKLLMTCRSYAVNVIKQKFGINSKKINVVEIPLLDDDEIESVKNEFPQLTNFLLNDKISEVLKSPKYLDFTISAIKENDNISDNINYSEFKEILWNEVIENSTVTKNGLPRKRGITFSHIAVGRAINMRLFFEPEDDKINYEAIELLESDNIIVRNNNKFQFSPSHDILEDWALVKHIASIENKLSNKAELFNKLGNQPALRRAFRLWVEELLTNDIDKVASLITLTINNESIPTYWTDEILTAVFRSDDCSSFFKHFSSKLLENDCEFLNRCILLIRTTCREYSFNKENSNDILFPVGSCWEEALSFLSSNISSIISIRKSITNFLLDWEYKFLFQFKVCSSREIKAANEIVFHHIKEIYNENDHWSYSRNDYQQTSLLYMLFGFANYCKDELGIFVEECSSNTDEYGRLNGFSELVIKKALGGVRNSSLIKELPDTLIKIAHKHWKRIPPESLPKREGLLDFHFQSEKNEKMLGVLQKQGLIFFLLVFIKLLCIIY; from the coding sequence ATGGCAGGAGAAGCAAGTGTATTTCAAACTGGTGGAGGTGGTTTCAATTATGAAAATTATGTACAAGCATCATTTTTATTACAAATGATGATTAATGGAATGGTGCCATCATTCACTGATGGTAGTATTAGTGAAATTGGATTTCAAAATAAAAATAAAGGGTATCAAACTGATGATTTATTCTTAAAGATAGAAGAAGGTAATACTACTAAAAGGATAATTTCTCAAATAAAATATAACATTCCTATTTCATCAAAGAATGAAGTCTTCTTAGAGGTAATTAATGCTTTTTGGAAGGATTTTAATAATGCTAGTCATTTCGATAGACAAAAAGATAAAATGTTTCTCATTAAATCTAGCCTAACTAATAATGATAAAAACCATATTGTTTATTTATGTCAAATTGCTTCTAAACAGAGTAATTCAAAAGATTTTTTTTCTGAAATTAATAGAACTAAAATAAAAAAAGAAGCTCTTGATATATTTGAAGAAAGTCTAAATCTAGCAAAAGGAGAAGCGGTTACTAAAGAAGAATTATTTCAGTTTTTAAAATGCTTTAATCTACTGGCGTATGACTTTACAACTGATGCAAGTACGGATGAAACTTATCTGCTTAACCTTATAAGGTTATCAAAATCAAAAGAAACGACAACTACTGCTAATGAAATTTGGAGTGTTCTTTTAAACGAAGTTGCCACATATAATAGAAATGGTGGGAGTATTACTAAAAAAGATTTAGGCAATTTTCAACCTTACACCTATTTTGATTTATCTATATCCAATGATGCGTATTCATCATTTAAAAAAATCCATCAAGACGGTCAATTACTTTTAAAACCATTTAAAAACACCATTGGAGGTTATCATATTGATAGAACTATAGTTAAAAAATCAATACTAGAATCAGTAAATCAATCAGATATTTCTATAATAACAGGATATCCTGGTGTTGGCAAATCATCAATTATAAAAGACATTTTAGGTGAAGAGTTGTCTGATACATCACCAATAATTTTTAAAGCAGACCAACTTAATAAATCATCCTTAGCTCAAGTATTTAGTGAAGTAGGAATAAACTATAGTTTAATCGATTTATTTAGTTTAATATCAACAACCCCTAACAAAATTATAGTAATCGATAGTGCAGAAAAACTATTAGAAGCTCAACCCGATTCTGCTTTTAAACAATTACTATCAATCATTTCTGAGAATAAAGGGATAAAACTTTTAATGACCTGTAGGTCTTATGCAGTTAATGTTATCAAACAGAAGTTTGGTATCAACTCAAAAAAAATAAATGTTGTAGAGATACCACTTTTGGATGATGATGAAATAGAGTCAGTCAAAAATGAATTTCCTCAATTAACTAATTTCCTTTTAAATGATAAGATAAGTGAAGTTTTAAAAAGCCCTAAATATCTTGATTTTACAATTTCAGCAATAAAAGAAAATGATAATATTTCAGATAATATTAACTATTCAGAGTTTAAGGAGATATTGTGGAATGAAGTTATCGAAAATTCAACTGTAACAAAAAATGGTCTTCCGAGGAAACGAGGTATTACTTTTAGTCACATTGCGGTAGGTAGAGCTATCAATATGAGATTGTTTTTTGAACCAGAAGATGATAAAATAAATTATGAGGCAATAGAACTTTTAGAGAGCGACAATATAATAGTTCGAAATAATAATAAATTTCAGTTTTCCCCATCACACGATATTTTAGAAGATTGGGCATTAGTAAAACACATTGCATCAATTGAAAACAAACTTTCTAACAAAGCGGAATTATTTAATAAACTTGGTAACCAACCAGCTCTAAGAAGAGCTTTTAGGTTATGGGTTGAAGAGTTACTTACTAATGACATAGATAAAGTAGCGAGCTTAATTACTTTGACTATAAATAACGAATCAATCCCAACATATTGGACTGACGAAATACTTACGGCCGTATTTAGGTCAGATGATTGCAGTTCTTTTTTTAAACATTTTTCTTCTAAATTATTGGAGAATGATTGTGAATTTTTAAATAGGTGTATTTTACTTATACGTACAACTTGTCGAGAATATAGTTTTAACAAAGAAAACTCAAATGATATTTTATTTCCTGTAGGCTCTTGTTGGGAAGAAGCTCTTAGTTTTTTATCTTCTAATATTTCTAGTATAATAAGTATCAGAAAATCTATAACAAATTTTTTACTGGATTGGGAATATAAATTTCTTTTTCAATTCAAGGTCTGTTCTAGTAGAGAAATAAAGGCAGCTAATGAAATAGTTTTTCATCACATAAAAGAAATTTATAATGAAAATGACCATTGGAGTTATTCTAGAAATGATTATCAACAAACAAGCTTGCTTTATATGCTCTTTGGCTTTGCGAATTATTGTAAAGATGAATTAGGCATATTTGTTGAAGAGTGTAGCTCAAATACAGACGAGTACGGAAGACTAAATGGTTTCAGTGAATTAGTAATTAAAAAGGCTTTAGGAGGTGTAAGAAATAGTTCATTGATTAAAGAACTACCAGATACATTAATTAAGATTGCGCATAAGCATTGGAAGCGCATACCACCTGAAAGTCTACCAAAGCGAGAAGGTCTCTTGGATTTTCATTTCCAGAGCGAAAAGAACGAGAAGATGCTTGGGGTATTACAAAAACAAGGTTTGATTTTTTTCCTTCTGGTATTTATAAAACTTTTGTGTATAATCTATTAA